The DNA sequence GATGTTCGACCGGTTCGAATAGAGCGGATCGGGCACGGTCAGGAAAATGCGACTGAGATAGTCGAGCGTCCGCCCCGACGAGATCACCTCGTCGATGTCATGGCGCGCGAAGGCGAGCAGGTCCGACACCTGCTCTCCCTGTGGATCGATCACCGTGAGGCGCTGGCCCTTGTCGAGGGTGAACGCGGCGCCCGAGCGCGGCGGGATTTCATGCAACATGGTCGATCAGTCCGTCATTGTCGCCCGATGCGATCCCGGCGCCGCGCCCGGCATAGGGGCATTGCCAGTCGCTGCCGACCGCCCGACCGCTGTACTGGCGCGCCTCCGAATCATCGCCGTGCCGGGCGAGCATCGGGTTGAGCGATCCGGCGAGGGTGAGGTCGCGCGCCAGGATCGATTCGCGCAGCTTTTCATAGCGGTTCTGTGCCCGCAGCTGTTCGAACTGGTCGTGCAGGTTGAAGACCAGCGCCGGGCGCGAGAACCGCCGTGCAGGGCGGCTGGCGCCCGGGTGCAGCCCGACGACGAAGAAGGCCTCGCCGCCGAAGCTGAGCGAGAAATGCGGGTCGTCGGGGTCATCGCTGACCCTGGTGTCGCGCGGCTGGCCATACCAGAGCGCGTCCTTGTCGGCGAGCGACTGCACACGCTCCCACAGATAGCCTTCGAATTCGGCCTCGCCGGTCAGGTCGGGCCCTTCGAAGATGACGATCAAGGTCTGGAACAGCTGCGGCGTTTGCCGATAGCTTGCCGCGAGCGCATTCAACGCCGGCAGGATGCGCAAGTCATCCCAGGCCGATGTGATATCGCGGCCGACGATGATGTGCATCTGCTCCTTCGACAGCGCCGCCTTGGCGCCGACGCACGGAAAGGCCGGCGCGCGGACAAATTCGTGAAATTCCGCAACGAGCGGATGATCGGCAGTCAAGATGAGATCTCCTCTGGTCGCTGAGGAACCATTGTCGCCGGCTATTGTTCCGCGTGGCCCGCAACAACTATCGGCACGGTCTGCTGATGCTGGACGACACGCCACACATCATGTTCCAGTCGGCGCATGGTCGTGGTGCAAAAGGCGTCATAGGCATCTGCCCCGTCGCGACTGGCGTGCGCCCGATAGGCGATGACGATCAGCCCTTCTTCCGGCCGCATCACCTGGCGGTCGCTGAACGTCACCGTCTGCCAGCGGGGTGTGTCGGCAACCGCATCGATCGCCTGCGCGCCGGTCAGCACGAACGGCGGCGCCGGCAGGACCATGACACAGGCGTCGTCGATCAGTTCGTGGTAATGGTCGGCATCGCCGATCCACAGGCTTTCCTCGAACGCCCAGATGCGATCATCGTCCACGGCACGTCTCCTCGGGTTCGCACC is a window from the Polymorphobacter fuscus genome containing:
- the gntA gene encoding guanitoxin biosynthesis heme-dependent pre-guanitoxin N-hydroxylase GntA — its product is MTADHPLVAEFHEFVRAPAFPCVGAKAALSKEQMHIIVGRDITSAWDDLRILPALNALAASYRQTPQLFQTLIVIFEGPDLTGEAEFEGYLWERVQSLADKDALWYGQPRDTRVSDDPDDPHFSLSFGGEAFFVVGLHPGASRPARRFSRPALVFNLHDQFEQLRAQNRYEKLRESILARDLTLAGSLNPMLARHGDDSEARQYSGRAVGSDWQCPYAGRGAGIASGDNDGLIDHVA
- a CDS encoding DUF4440 domain-containing protein; the protein is MDDDRIWAFEESLWIGDADHYHELIDDACVMVLPAPPFVLTGAQAIDAVADTPRWQTVTFSDRQVMRPEEGLIVIAYRAHASRDGADAYDAFCTTTMRRLEHDVWRVVQHQQTVPIVVAGHAEQ